AGATGTATATTACAAAGTCGGATTGATGGAGAACATCAATTTTGAAAACATCTTAAAACTGTATTCAAATTACCTTCAGGACCCACAAAACGTTGATGTGGATTATCTTGCTAACCTGAATTTGCAGGTAAACAAATTTATCACCGTAAATGCCGCTGTTCAATTATTATATGATGATAATGTTACTTTAATAAAAAGTGACGGCCGTGAAGGACCCGGTTTACAAGTAAGACAAATCCTGGGTGCTGGCGTAACTTATAAATTCTAAAATAATATTCAACATATTGTTAAAGCGGCTTCTGGCCGCTTTTTTTATTTCCGGAAACCAAAGTGCTGTCAATCTGTTAATTAATTAGTACTTAAATATTAATCCCTTAACATATGGCTAAAATAGTAGCGGAGCAATTAGTAGAGATGTTGGTAGAAGCTGGCGTAAAAAGAATTTATGCAGTTACCGGTGATAGTTTAAATTATTTCAATGAAGCAATACGTAAAGACGGCAGAATACAATGGGTTCATGTAAGGCATGAAGAGGCCGGTGCTTATGCAGCTGCCGCGGAAGCAGAACTCGATGGAATTGCATGCTGTGCTGGTAGCTGTGGACCTGGGCACGTACATTTAATCAATGGCGTCTATGAAGCGCATAGAGCGCATGTACCTATGATCGTAATTGCCTCAACTATTCCAACCTATCAAATGGGAATGGGTTATTTTCAGGAAACAAATACATATAAACTCTTTGATGACTGTAGTGGATATAACCAACTGGTTACCACCCCTGAACAAGCACCAAGGATATTCCAATCTGCCATTCAGCATGCTATATCGCAAAAAGGTGTCGCAGTAATTGGACTTCCTGGCGATGTTTCAGAAATGAAAGCAAAAGAAACGCATACTTCAACTCAGATATTTCGATGCAATCCCCTGATCAGACCGTCGGATCATGAACTTCAAAATATAGCAGACCTCATAAATAAAGCCAAGAAAATCACAATTTATGCAGGTATCGGAGCAGCAGGAGCCCGTGAAGAATTGAAATTACTAGCTCATAAACTTAAGGCACCTGTTGGTTACAGCTTCAGAGGAAAGATGAATGCCCAATTGGAAGCTCCTTATGATGTTGGAATGACTGGCCTTCTAGGACTACCATCCTGCTACCAAGCGATGAAGGAAGCTGAGGTACTAATTTTATTAGGTACAGATATGCCTTATGACGAGTTTATGCCTATGGATAATAAAATCATCCAAATCGACACTGCCGAAGAAAGGTTGGGACGCAGGTGTAAACTGGATATTGGAGCAGTTGGTGACATCAAGGAAACAATAAAAGCATTGCTTCCCCTCTTAAATGGCTGTGTAGACAATGCTTTTGTAGATTCATTCGGTAAATTCTATAAAAAAGTAGAAGAAAGCCTGAATGAATACGTAGATGATACGGGTGAAAAGGATGCCATTCAACCAGAATTTGTAGCTGATGTTTTAAATCAGCACGCTAGCCCTAATGCAATATTTACAGTTGACACTGGCATGTGCTGCGTTTGGGGAGCTAGATATATTCAACAAACCGGCGACCGCAAATTATTGGGATCCTTCAATCACGGTAGTATGGCAAATGCAATGCCTATGGCCATTGGTGCCGCTCTTGCTCATCCTGAAAGACAAGTAATTGCAATGTGTGGAGATGGAGGCTTATCCATGATGACGGGAGACCTGGCAACAATCAGACAATATAATTTACCGGTTAAACTTATCGTCTTTAATAATAGAACCCTGGGAATGGTAAAACTGGAAATGCAAGTAGCTGGTTTAGTCGACAATCAAACAGATATGTTAAACCCTGACTTCTCTCGATTATCCGAAGCATATGGTATTCCTGCACTTAATATTCACAACCCTAATGAGGTTGCTGGCGCAATATCCGAAGCACTGCGAGTGGATGGACCTTTCCTATTGAATATCTTCACTAATCCAAGCGCCCTGGCCATGCCTGCGCACATTACCCCTAGTCAAGTGATGGGAATGACCGAAAGTATGGGTAAACTCCTGCTCGGTGGAAGAATGGACGAAGTATTTGACACCATAAAATCAAATTATAAACACCTTAAAGGAATGTTTTAGTATTTGCCGTGCTGGTAGGTGGAGACACCTACCAGGGCAATTACGCGTGACTGGTGTCCTCATCTGCTATTCACCACAATGCCTGTTGGCCCACCTGCCATACACCGCCGTGGCTGGTGTCCTCACCTGCCACAAAACATCATTTAGCGTTTGCTGAAGTATCACCGCCGTGGCT
The Sphingobacterium daejeonense genome window above contains:
- a CDS encoding thiamine pyrophosphate-dependent enzyme; amino-acid sequence: MAKIVAEQLVEMLVEAGVKRIYAVTGDSLNYFNEAIRKDGRIQWVHVRHEEAGAYAAAAEAELDGIACCAGSCGPGHVHLINGVYEAHRAHVPMIVIASTIPTYQMGMGYFQETNTYKLFDDCSGYNQLVTTPEQAPRIFQSAIQHAISQKGVAVIGLPGDVSEMKAKETHTSTQIFRCNPLIRPSDHELQNIADLINKAKKITIYAGIGAAGAREELKLLAHKLKAPVGYSFRGKMNAQLEAPYDVGMTGLLGLPSCYQAMKEAEVLILLGTDMPYDEFMPMDNKIIQIDTAEERLGRRCKLDIGAVGDIKETIKALLPLLNGCVDNAFVDSFGKFYKKVEESLNEYVDDTGEKDAIQPEFVADVLNQHASPNAIFTVDTGMCCVWGARYIQQTGDRKLLGSFNHGSMANAMPMAIGAALAHPERQVIAMCGDGGLSMMTGDLATIRQYNLPVKLIVFNNRTLGMVKLEMQVAGLVDNQTDMLNPDFSRLSEAYGIPALNIHNPNEVAGAISEALRVDGPFLLNIFTNPSALAMPAHITPSQVMGMTESMGKLLLGGRMDEVFDTIKSNYKHLKGMF